From one Trifolium pratense cultivar HEN17-A07 linkage group LG1, ARS_RC_1.1, whole genome shotgun sequence genomic stretch:
- the LOC123883726 gene encoding alkane hydroxylase MAH1-like, translated as MSLFQYFSLFVAILFIFYNIWRWKKKEFIPNWPIIGMLPSILYNQSNIHDYVTLFLKHYGGTFHFKGPRFTNIANFIITSDPMNVHHITSKNFTNYGKGSDFHEIFEILGVGIFNLDSNEWKQERTVLHSIIKMKNIEIFHQKNIQKKLENCLLPFLDHQASKGVQVFDLQDILERFTFDIICTLLFGFDPNSLPYKFNELPDIGCLNAISLLEDMLLSRHYIPKCIWKLQKWLQIGQAKKNKVAEENLHQFIYNSISYYKGDEDVDESPSYLLKELMKEGSGNNEKAKEYIRDTTLNLLAAGNGTISSGLSWFFWLVSNHPIVEAKIIKEIKDNRLTQEENFVTNLSVEVLDKLVYLHAAICEALRLYPPLAFQHKCAIKDDILSSGDHVSPNTKLIYSLYAMGRMEQIWGEDCLEFKPERWISDRGQIIKVPSYKFIAFNAGPRSCTGKNMSFIQMKMVAATVLWKFHIKGVEGHSITPKVSIVLRMKHGFKVTVSKKIHLI; from the coding sequence atgtcTTTGTTTCAGTACTTCTCATTATTTGTAGCCATTCTCTTCATATTCTACAATATATGGAGATGGAAAAAAAAGGAATTTATACCAAATTGGCCAATAATTGGCATGCTTCCATCAATTTTGTATAATCAATCCAATATTCATGATTATGTAACCTTATTTTTGAAACATTATGGTGGCACTTTTCATTTCAAAGGACCTCGGTTCACAAACATTGCCAACTTTATCATCACCAGTGATCCTATGAATGTGCACCACATCACTAGCAAGAATTTCACCAACTATGGGAAAGGGTCTGATTTCCATGAGATTTTCGAAATTCTTGGTGTTGGTATTTTCAATTTGGATTCTAATGAATGGAAACAAGAAAGGACAGTACTTCATTCAATTATCAAAATGAAAAACATTGAGATATTCCATCAAAAAAACATTCAAAAGAAGCTAGAGAATTGCCTATTACCATTTCTTGATCATCAAGCATCAAAAGGTGTACAAGTATTTGATTTACAAGATATTCTTGAGAGGTTCACCTTTGATATTATTTGTACTCTTTTATTTGGATTTGATCCTAATTCCCTTCCTTACAAGTTCAATGAGTTACCAGATATCGGTTGCTTAAATGCTATTTCCTTGCTTGAGGATATGCTATTGTCGAGACACTATATTCCAAAATGTATTTGGAAGCTACAAAAATGGCTACAAATTGGTCAAGCAAAGAAGAACAAAGTAGCTGAAGAAAATCTTCACCAATTCATATACAACTCCATATCTTATTACAAAGGTGATGAAGATGTGGATGAATCTCCTTCTTACTTGCTAAAAGAACTAATGAAGGAAGGATCGGGAAACAACGAAAAGGCTAAGGAGTATATTAGAGACACAACACTAAATCTCTTGGCTGCTGGAAATGGAACAATAAGTTCTGGTCTCAGTTGGTTTTTTTGGCTTGTTTCAAATCATCCTATTGTAGAAGCTAAAATTATTAAAGAGATCAAAGATAATCGTCTAACACAAGAGGAGAATTTTGTCACTAATTTAAGTGTAGAAGTTCTTGATAAGCTAGTTTACCTTCATGCAGCTATATGTGAAGCCTTAAGGCTTTATCCTCCTTTAGCATTTCAACACAAATGTGCAATCAAAGATGATATACTATCTAGTGGAGATCATGTAAGTCCAAATACAAAGTTAATATATTCTTTGTATGCGATGGGAAGGATGGAACAAATATGGGGTGAAGATTGTTTGGAATTTAAGCCTGAGAGATGGATATCAGATAGAGGACAAATTATAAAAGTACCATCTTACAAGTTCATTGCATTCAATGCAGGTCCTAGAAGTTGTACTGGTAAAAATATGAGCTTTATTCAAATGAAAATGGTTGCAGCTACAGTGTTGTGGAAATTTCATATAAAGGGGGTGGAAGGTCACTCTATTACTCCAAAAGTTTCTATCGTTCTTCGCATgaaacatggatttaaggtcaCAGTTAGCAAAAAGATTCATTTGATATAA